A single genomic interval of Pyrus communis chromosome 5, drPyrComm1.1, whole genome shotgun sequence harbors:
- the LOC137734067 gene encoding protein LONG AFTER FAR-RED 3 isoform X1, with translation MKFLVLVSASVALVVAVLVLNPDHQWRWSLWRSPVADLVVRNAKIYTSDESLPFADSMAVRNGRVLRVGNYSSVQMQDMVGYRTKELDLMGKIVVPGFIDSHVHLIFGGLQMGRVELRGISQKEEFLKRVKEAVRNTKQGSWILGGGWNNDFWGGEFPAASWIDNITPYNPVWLSRMDGHMGLANSVALKLAGITNSSEDPIGGTIMKTTSGEPTGLLIDSAMKLLLPSIPEVSVEERREAMLRASNHALMRGVTTVVDFGRYFPGASVRQSWEDFSDVYQWADSSGRMVIRVCLFFPLETWSRLHHLVNKVGRTLSQWIYLGGVKAFADGSLGSNSALFYEPYADEPHNYGLQVTDNESLFNLTLASDKVGLQVAIHAIGDKANDLILNMYESVFSTNGVRNRRFRIEHAQHLAPETPARFGELGIVASVQPEHLLDDAESATKKLGIDRAHKGSYLFKSLLAGNGQLALGSDFPVSDINPLGGIKTAMKRIPPGWDTAWIPTERLSLNEALKGYTLSAARACFLDSDLGSLSPGKLADFVILSTDSWDDVVAEESASVEATYVGGVQAYP, from the exons atgaaattccTCGTACTCGTCTCTGCTTCCGTCGCTCTCGTCGTCGCCGTTCTCGTTCTTAATCCCGACCACC AGTGGCGGTGGAGTTTGTGGAGGTCTCCGGTGGCGGACCTGGTGGTGAGAAATGCCAAGATATACACGAGCGACGAGTCTCTCCCTTTCGCCGATTCCATGGCTGTTCGCAATGGAAGGGTTCTTCGTGTTGGCAACTACTCCTCCGTCCAG ATGCAGGATATGGTTGGATATCGGACTAAGGAGCTCGATCTTATGGGAAAAATTGTCGTCCCTGGATTTATTGATTCTCACGTCCATCTCATTTTCGGTGGACTCCAG ATGGGGCGCGTGGAACTACGAGGCATAAGTCAAAAAGAGGAATTTCTGAAGAGGGTCAAAGAAGCAGTGAGAA ACACAAAACAAGGTTCTTGGATTTTGGGTGGTGGATGGAACAATGATTTTTGGGGAGGGGAATTTCCAGCGGCTTCTTGGATTGACAATATTACACCTTACAATCCT GTTTGGCTATCAAGGATGGATGGCCATATGGGCTTGGCTAATTCAGTGGCACTTAAGTTAGCTGGCATTACAAATTCATCAGAAGATCCAATTGGTGGAACTATTATGAAAACAACCAGCGGAG AACCTACTGGACTGTTGATTGATTCAGCAATGAAGCTTCTCCTTCCGTCCATTCCAGAGGTATCAGTAGAGGAGCGGAGGGAAGCTATGCTTAGAGCCAGCAATCATGCCTTGATGAGGGGTGTAACAACAGTTGTTGATTTTGGTAGATACTTTCCTGGGGCATCAGTAAGGCAATCCTGGGAAGATTTTTCAG ATGTTTACCAATGGGCTGATTCTTCAGGGAGGATGGTGATCAGGGTCTGCTTATTTTTTCCCTTGGAGACTTGGTCACGGTTACAT cACCTTGTTAACAAAGTTGGACGTACTCTGAGCCAATGGATTTACTTGGGCGGTGTTAAAGCTTTTGCTGATGGCTCACTGGGTTCAAATAGTGCACTGTTTTATGAG CCATATGCTGATGAGCCTCATAATTATGGCTTGCAAGTGACGGATAATGAAAGTCTCTTCAACCTGACCTTGGCTTCAGATAAAGTTGGCCTTCAG GTTGCTATTCATGCTATAGGTGATAAAGCAAATGATTTGATCCTTAACATGTATGAGTCAGTGTTTTCAACAAATGGAGTAAGGAATCGAAGATTCAgg ATTGAGCATGCCCAACATCTAGCACCTGAGACACCGGCCCGATTTGGTGAACTCGGGATTGTTGCTTCAGTACAG CCAGAGCACCTATTAGATGACGCTGAATCTGCGACAAAGAAACTTGGGATAGACAGGGCTCACAAGGGATCCTACTTATTCAAGTCACTCTTGGCTGGCAATGGACAATTGGCACTTGGTTCTGATTTTCCG GTCTCGGATATTAATCCTTTAGGTGGTATTAAGACAGCAATGAAAAGGATTCCCCCTGGTTGGGATACTGCATGGATTCCCACTGAAAGACTTTCTCTGAATGAGGCGTTGAAGGG GTACACTCTTTCAGCAGCTCGTGCATGCTTTCTTGACAGTGATTTGGGATCTCTATCGCCCGGAAAACTGGCAGACTTTGTCATACTGTCCACGGATTCGTGGGATGATGTCGTAGCTGAAGAATCTGCATCTGTTGAAGCAACATATGTTGGTGGCGTACAGGCCTATCCTTAA
- the LOC137734067 gene encoding protein LONG AFTER FAR-RED 3 isoform X2 codes for MKFLVLVSASVALVVAVLVLNPDHQWRWSLWRSPVADLVVRNAKIYTSDESLPFADSMAVRNGRVLRVGNYSSVQDMVGYRTKELDLMGKIVVPGFIDSHVHLIFGGLQMGRVELRGISQKEEFLKRVKEAVRNTKQGSWILGGGWNNDFWGGEFPAASWIDNITPYNPVWLSRMDGHMGLANSVALKLAGITNSSEDPIGGTIMKTTSGEPTGLLIDSAMKLLLPSIPEVSVEERREAMLRASNHALMRGVTTVVDFGRYFPGASVRQSWEDFSDVYQWADSSGRMVIRVCLFFPLETWSRLHHLVNKVGRTLSQWIYLGGVKAFADGSLGSNSALFYEPYADEPHNYGLQVTDNESLFNLTLASDKVGLQVAIHAIGDKANDLILNMYESVFSTNGVRNRRFRIEHAQHLAPETPARFGELGIVASVQPEHLLDDAESATKKLGIDRAHKGSYLFKSLLAGNGQLALGSDFPVSDINPLGGIKTAMKRIPPGWDTAWIPTERLSLNEALKGYTLSAARACFLDSDLGSLSPGKLADFVILSTDSWDDVVAEESASVEATYVGGVQAYP; via the exons atgaaattccTCGTACTCGTCTCTGCTTCCGTCGCTCTCGTCGTCGCCGTTCTCGTTCTTAATCCCGACCACC AGTGGCGGTGGAGTTTGTGGAGGTCTCCGGTGGCGGACCTGGTGGTGAGAAATGCCAAGATATACACGAGCGACGAGTCTCTCCCTTTCGCCGATTCCATGGCTGTTCGCAATGGAAGGGTTCTTCGTGTTGGCAACTACTCCTCCGTCCAG GATATGGTTGGATATCGGACTAAGGAGCTCGATCTTATGGGAAAAATTGTCGTCCCTGGATTTATTGATTCTCACGTCCATCTCATTTTCGGTGGACTCCAG ATGGGGCGCGTGGAACTACGAGGCATAAGTCAAAAAGAGGAATTTCTGAAGAGGGTCAAAGAAGCAGTGAGAA ACACAAAACAAGGTTCTTGGATTTTGGGTGGTGGATGGAACAATGATTTTTGGGGAGGGGAATTTCCAGCGGCTTCTTGGATTGACAATATTACACCTTACAATCCT GTTTGGCTATCAAGGATGGATGGCCATATGGGCTTGGCTAATTCAGTGGCACTTAAGTTAGCTGGCATTACAAATTCATCAGAAGATCCAATTGGTGGAACTATTATGAAAACAACCAGCGGAG AACCTACTGGACTGTTGATTGATTCAGCAATGAAGCTTCTCCTTCCGTCCATTCCAGAGGTATCAGTAGAGGAGCGGAGGGAAGCTATGCTTAGAGCCAGCAATCATGCCTTGATGAGGGGTGTAACAACAGTTGTTGATTTTGGTAGATACTTTCCTGGGGCATCAGTAAGGCAATCCTGGGAAGATTTTTCAG ATGTTTACCAATGGGCTGATTCTTCAGGGAGGATGGTGATCAGGGTCTGCTTATTTTTTCCCTTGGAGACTTGGTCACGGTTACAT cACCTTGTTAACAAAGTTGGACGTACTCTGAGCCAATGGATTTACTTGGGCGGTGTTAAAGCTTTTGCTGATGGCTCACTGGGTTCAAATAGTGCACTGTTTTATGAG CCATATGCTGATGAGCCTCATAATTATGGCTTGCAAGTGACGGATAATGAAAGTCTCTTCAACCTGACCTTGGCTTCAGATAAAGTTGGCCTTCAG GTTGCTATTCATGCTATAGGTGATAAAGCAAATGATTTGATCCTTAACATGTATGAGTCAGTGTTTTCAACAAATGGAGTAAGGAATCGAAGATTCAgg ATTGAGCATGCCCAACATCTAGCACCTGAGACACCGGCCCGATTTGGTGAACTCGGGATTGTTGCTTCAGTACAG CCAGAGCACCTATTAGATGACGCTGAATCTGCGACAAAGAAACTTGGGATAGACAGGGCTCACAAGGGATCCTACTTATTCAAGTCACTCTTGGCTGGCAATGGACAATTGGCACTTGGTTCTGATTTTCCG GTCTCGGATATTAATCCTTTAGGTGGTATTAAGACAGCAATGAAAAGGATTCCCCCTGGTTGGGATACTGCATGGATTCCCACTGAAAGACTTTCTCTGAATGAGGCGTTGAAGGG GTACACTCTTTCAGCAGCTCGTGCATGCTTTCTTGACAGTGATTTGGGATCTCTATCGCCCGGAAAACTGGCAGACTTTGTCATACTGTCCACGGATTCGTGGGATGATGTCGTAGCTGAAGAATCTGCATCTGTTGAAGCAACATATGTTGGTGGCGTACAGGCCTATCCTTAA
- the LOC137735610 gene encoding putative disease resistance RPP13-like protein 1, translating into MAGALIGEAFLSASIQTMCDKIGSGEFLDLFRGKKLDLSLVENLKLTLSTLHAVLNDAEEKQIVNPAVGRWLDELKHAVFDAEDLLDEIDAEALRSKVEAKYQTKKTKVLKFLSTSRNPFYSKGYSKGMNGRIQELFKRLEHLEKQIKLLGLIEGVKGKISQRTPTTFFVQHEFSPCGRDGDKDKLKTMLLSDYASSSHVSVIPIVGMGGVGKTTLAQVLYNDEKIKEHFEVTAWACVSEDFDAMRVTKTLIESISSKPCSLPDSLLQADLREQVRGKKFLFVLDDLWNDNYSDWDLVWAPFTYGARGSKVIVTTRNKSVASLVHTGPIHYLKHLSDDNCWLLLAKHAFRNENPGAHPDLEEIGKQIARKCNGLPLAAKALGGLLGCNVDYEEWSHILNNNLWEILHAEGVLPSLRLSYHYLPTYLKQCFAYFSIFPKDYEFEKKNIIQLWMALGLIPEAKSGEGLEEVGKRYFDELLSRSLLQRSLPGKSSFTMHDLINDLAMSVSGEFCFRLDEGEPHDPKRVRHLSYMRGRFDTAAKFKPLDEIKCLRTLFPMSLRPYNKWWDQNYVSVKVLEDLLPVLKCLRVLSLSRYKNITQIPDSIGKHLHLRYIDFSYTAIERLPDTVCTLYNLQTLLLFGCSSLVELPADMRKLINLRHLDIGGTRVKEMPVQMGSLKSLRTLTVFVLGKSTGSSGIGELGQLSHLRGKLSILNLQNVVNSMDALGANLKDKKHLSEVELAWGRKDEYDKERHVLGSLQPSVNLAKLTISFYGGTRFPDWLGDPSFSNIQVMRLTYCSTCSWLPPVGRLPALKELYIGGMKSVKSIGVEFYRGNGASLIQPFQSLKKLEFIGMRDWEEWLPCPGRGQSLDFPRLEELTLQNCPKLRGNLPDHLPCLRKLYVDDCGVLHERATRTRWIPWSLIVNTESLRQSLEEVKIVGCPGLSSLLETESLSSLAQLEIQFFSRRECLRPHLSNCLQDLTLNDCASLLSFPRNGLPTSLTSLTIRKCRRLEFLSHEMMAKLTSLQQLDLWDSCDSLRSFPLGVFPKLSILSISRIKNLESLSIGEGAEDENLTHLNYLGIYSCPNLVSFPHGVLPTPKLAYFTVHGCENLNLLPDRLHTLTALRYLDIAELPNVESFAEGGLPPNLQSFQISDCEKLKPSVEYWGLQQLVSLRKFQIWRSEDVLETLLKEQLLPTTLPELLHIGRMKSLKSLEGLQHLTCLQELHLSSCDSLEFLPKEGLPASLSFLSIQNCPSLRKRCQQKTGEEWSKIAHIPCIEIGDWPGRNNSVII; encoded by the coding sequence atggcaGGAGCTTTGATTGGAGAGGCTTTTCTCTCTGCTTCCATCCAGACGATGTGCGATAAGATTGGTTCCGGCGAGTTCTTGGATCTGTTTCGGGGGAAAAAGCTTGATCTTTCGCTCGTGGAGAACCTGAAGCTGACGTTGTCGACCCTTCATGCAGTGCTCAATGATGCAGAGGAGAAGCAGATTGTCAACCCTGCTGTGGGAAGGTGGCTCGACGAGCTCAAACATGCTGTCTTTGATGCGGAGGATCTACTCGATGAGATCGATGCTGAAGCTTTGCGCTCCAAGGTGGAAGCTAAATATCAAACTAAGAAAACCAAGGTGTTGAAATTCCTATCTACCTCTCGTAATCCGTTTTATTCAAAAGGTTATTCAAAAGGCATGAATGGTAGGATACAAGAGTTATTCAAAAGGTTAGAACACCTCGAAAAACAAATTAAGCTCCTTGGTCTTATAGAGGGTGTTAAGGGGAAAATTTCTCAAAGAACTCCCACAACATTCTTTGTTCAGCATGAATTTAGTCCTTGTGGTAGGGATGGAGATAAAGACAAGTTGAAAACAATGTTGCTATCTGATTATGCGAGTAGCAGCCACGTATCAGTAATCCCCATAGTGGGAATGGGCGGGGTTGGTAAGACAACCCTTGCTCAGGTCCTTTACAAcgatgaaaaaataaaagagcaTTTTGAAGTTACTGCTTGGGCATGTGTTTCCGAAGATTTTGATGCTATGAGGGTAACTAAAACCCTTATTGAATCAATTAGCTCAAAACCTTGCAGTCTTCCAGATAGCTTGCTTCAAGCTGATCTAAGGGAACAAGTGAGGGGGAAAAAGTTCCTATTTGTGTTGGACGACCTTTGGAATGACAACTATAGTGATTGGGATCTTGTATGGGCTCCTTTTACTTATGGGGCGAGGGGAAGTAAGGTCATTGTAACAACGAGAAACAAAAGTGTTGCATCCCTGGTGCACACCGGGCCTATTCACTACTTGAAACATTTGTCGGATGACAATTGTTGGTTGTTACTCGCAAAACATGCATTTAGAAATGAAAATCCTGGTGCGCATCCAGACTTGGAAGAAATTGGTAAGCAAATTGCACGCAAGTGCAATGGTCTTCCTTTAGCTGCAAAAGCACTTGGGGGTCTCTTAGGTTGTAATGTGGATTACGAGGAATGGAGTCACATATTGAACAACAATCTTTGGGAGATATTGCATGCTGAAGGTGTTCTTCCATCATTAAGATTGAGTTATCATTATCTCCCTACTTATTTGAAACAATGCTTTGCTTATTTCTCAATTTTCCCAAAGGACTatgaatttgaaaagaaaaatataattcaaCTTTGGATGGCACTGGGTTTAATTCCAGAAGCTAAGAGTGGTGAAGGATTGGAAGAGGTTGGCAAGAGATACTTTGATGAATTATTGTCACGATCACTACTTCAAAGATCATTACCTGGGAAATCAAGTTTCACAATGCATGATCTCATTAACGACTTGGCAATGTCCGTCTCTGGAGAATTTTGTTTTAGGTTGGATGAGGGAGAGCCACATGATCCTAAACGAGTTCGGCATTTGTCATATATGAGAGGAAGATTTGATACTGCTGCAAAGTTTAAGCcattggacgaaattaagtgtTTGCGCACCTTATTTCCCATGTCTTTAAGACCATACAATAAGTGGTGGGATCAGAACTATGTAAGTGTTAAGGTTCTAGAGGACTTGTTACCAGTACTAAAATGTTTAAGGGTGTTGTCACTGTCAAGATATAAAAATATCACTCAAATACCTGATAGCATTGGTAAACACTTGCACTTGCGCTACATTGATTTCTCTTACACTGCAATTGAAAGGTTACCAGATACGGTGTGTACTCTCTACAATTTGCAAACTCTATTGTTGTTCGGTTGTTCCTCACTTGTTGAATTGCCTGCAGACATGAGAAAATTGATAAATTTGCGTCACCTTGATATTGGTGGAACTCGTGTAAAAGAGATGCCGGTACAAATGGGTAGTTTAAAAAGTTTGAGAACATTGACTGTTTTTGTGTTGGGGAAATCTACTGGGTCAAGTGGCATTGGAGAATTGGGGCAATTGTCGCACCTTCGAGGAAAATTATCTATCTTGAATTTGCAAAATGTAGTCAATTCTATGGATGCCTTGGGGGCCAATTTGAAGGATAAGAAACATCTCAGCGAAGTAGAGTTGGCATGGGGTCGTAAGGATGAATATGATAAAGAGAGACATGTACTTGGAAGCCTACAACCTTCCGTAAATCTGGCGAAGCTGACCATCAGCTTTTATGGTGGAACCAGGTTTCCGGATTGGTTGGGAGACCCTTCCTTCTCCAACATACAAGTCATGCGTCTCACTTATTGTAGTACTTGTTCGTGGTTGCCACCAGTTGGGCGGTTACCCGCTCTCAAAGAGCTCTATATAGGAGGGATGAAATCTGTCAAGAGTATTGGTGTTGAGTTCTACAGGGGTAATGGAgcttctttaattcagccattTCAATCTCTCAAGAAGCTAGAGTTCATAGGGATGCGGGACTGGGAGGAATGGCTACCTTGTCCAGGCAGAGGTCAATCTCTAGACTTTCCTCGTCTCGAGGAGCTGACTTTACAGAATTGTCCGAAGCTGAGGGGAAACTTGCCCGATCATCTTCCTTGCTTGAGAAAACTTTATGTGGACGACTGCGGGGTTCTACATGAAAGGGCTACCAGAACGAGATGGATACCGTGGTCTCTCATCGTTAACACGGAGTCCTTGCGACAATCTCTTGAAGAAGTGAAGATAGTTGGATGCCCTGGTCTCTCGTCGTTACTGGAGACGGAGTCGCTTTCCTCGCTTGCCCAACTTGAGATTCAATTTTTTAGTCGCAGAGAGTGCTTGCGGCCGCACTTGAGCAATTGTCTTCAAGATTTGACTCTGAACGACTGCGCATCGCTCTTGTCGTTCCCTAGAAATGGTCTACCCACTTCGTTGACATCACTTACTATAAGGAAATGCAGGAGATTAGAATTCCTATCTCATGAGATGATGGCCAAATTGACATCCCTTCAACAATTGGATTTGTGGGACAGCTGTGATTCACTGAGGTCCTTCCCGCTGGGCGTTTTCCCCAAACTTTCAATTCTTAGTATCAGCAGAATTAAAAATCTAGAATCCCTTTCCATTGGTGAAGGAGCTGAAGATGAAAATCTCACTCATCTCAACTATCTCGGTATCTATAGTTGTCCAAATCTGGTCTCTTTTCCCCACGGGGTATTGCCCACTCCCAAACTGGCTTATTTTACAGTCCATGGATGCGAGAATTTGAATTTATTGCCCGACCGATTACACACCCTCACAGCCCTTCGATATTTGGATATAGCCGAACTTCCAAATGTTGAGTCATTTGCAGAAGGGGGTTTGCCTCCCAACCTACAATCATTTCAAATCTCTGATTGTGAGAAACTGAAGCCTTCAGTGGAGTACTGGGGTTTGCAACAACTTGTCTCCCTGCGAAAATTTCAGATCTGGAGAAGCGAGGATGTGTTGGAGACGTTGCTCAAGGAACAGCTGCTCCCTACCACTCTTCCCGAACTCCTCCATATCGGTCGGATGAAAAGTCTGAAATCTTTGGAGGGACTTCAACACCTCACTTGTCTTCAAGAGCTCCACTTGAGCTCGTGTGATAGTCTCGAATTCCTGCCAAAAGAGGGTCTTCCGGCATCGCTCTCTTTCCTGAGCATCCAGAATTGCCCTTCTCTGAGGAAGAGGTGTCAGCAGAAGACGGGAGAAGAGTGGAGCAAGATAGCTCACATTCCTTGCATCGAGATAGGCGACTGGCCAGGACGGAACAACAGTGTCATCATTTGA
- the LOC137735612 gene encoding probable anion transporter 5, with amino-acid sequence MGTMKFPKRYLVVILTFICTSVCYIERVGFSIAYTFAADAVGVNQASKGTILSTFYYGYACSQVPGGWAAQKIGGRKVLLLSFVLWSATCALVPLDPNRVFVMVVARLLVGVAQGFIFPSIHTVLAQWVPPHERSRSVSLTTSGMYLGAAAGMLFLPSLVKYRGPQAVFLVEAALGAMWSLLWFKYASDPPRSEHPKATAAGFGESALPINGSEKLKLENGGSSIRSAKIPWKKILLSLPVWAIVVNNFTFHYALYVLMNWLPTYFELGLQLSLQEMGSSKMLPYLNMFVFSNIGGVVADHLVTKRILSVTRTRKLLNTIGFIVASLALMAIPIFRTSGGAVLCSSVALGFLALGRAGFAVNHMDIAPRYAGIVMGVSNTAGTLAGIIGVDLTGKLLEAARSVDSSLSSPESWRLVFFIPGLLCIFSSLVFLLFSTGERIFD; translated from the coding sequence ATGGGGACGATGAAATTTCCAAAGCGTTATTTAGTCGTCATATTGACCTTCATCTGCACATCTGTTTGCTATATAGAACGTGTTGGGTTTTCAATTGCATACACTTTTGCTGCTGATGCTGTTGGGGTGAATCAAGCAAGTAAAGGCACAATTCTTTCTACATTCTATTATGGATATGCTTGTTCACAAGTGCCTGGAGGCTGGGCAGCCCAGAAAATTGGAGGAAGGAAGGTCCTTCTCCTTTCCTTTGTATTATGGTCAGCGACTTGTGCATTGGTTCCTTTGGACCCCAATCGAGTCTTTGTCATGGTGGTTGCTCGGTTGCTTGTTGGTGTTGCACAAGGTTTTATATTCCCCTCAATTCACACAGTTTTAGCACAGTGGGTTCCACCGCATGAAAGATCCAGATCGGTTTCTCTTACAACTTCTGGTATGTACCTAGGTGCAGCTGCAGGAATGCTTTTTCTTCCAAGCCTTGTAAAGTATAGAGGTCCGCAGGCTGTCTTTCTTGTCGAGGCAGCACTAGGTGCCATGTGGTCTTTGCTTTGGTTCAAGTATGCCAGTGACCCACCTCGCTCAGAACATCCAAAAGCCACAGCTGCTGGTTTTGGGGAATCAGCGTTGCCAATCAACGGAAGTGAAAAGCTGAAACTAGAGAATGGAGGAAGTTCCATCAGAAGTGCGAAAATCCCATGGAAGAAAATTTTACTCAGTTTGCCAGTTTGGGCAATCGTGGTTAATAATTTCACATTCCACTACGCCTTATATGTGTTAATGAACTGGCTGCCGACATACTTTGAATTGGGGCTCCAGCTTAGCCTTCAGGAAATGGGTTCTTCTAAGATGTTGCCGTATCTCAACATGTTTGTTTTCTCAAATATAGGTGGGGTGGTTGCTGATCACTTGGTCACAAAGAGAATCTTGTCTGTGACCAGAACGCGGAAGCTCTTGAACACCATAGGGTTCATAGTTGCTTCTCTTGCACTGATGGCAATTCCCATTTTCAGAACATCTGGTGGAGCTGTCCTCTGCTCTTCTGTGGCTCTGGGTTTCTTGGCGCTTGGGAGAGCTGGTTTCGCAGTGAATCACATGGATATTGCCCCGAGATATGCAGGCATTGTGATGGGAGTTTCTAACACTGCTGGTACGTTAGCTGGCATTATTGGAGTTGATCTGACCGGCAAACTTCTTGAAGCCGCTAGAAGTGTTGATTCGAGTCTCTCAAGTCCAGAGAGCTGGAGATTGGTGTTCTTCATCCCGGGTTTGCTCTGCATTTTTAGTTCTTTAGTATTTTTGCTGTTCTCAACTGGGGAGAGAATTTTTGACTGA
- the LOC137734704 gene encoding elongation factor 1-beta 2-like, whose protein sequence is MAITFSDLYTDAGLKALDEFLAGKSYISGDKLTLDDIKVYAAVLEKPTGSFANVSKWYNAVSSQLASTFPGKAAGVRVSSGKAEAAAPAPAAAAGGDDDDDLDLFGDETEEDKKAEAELAAAKKASTKKKESGKSSVLLDVKPWDDETDMKKLEEAVRSVEMEGLFWGASKLVSVGYGIKKLQIMLTIVDDLVSVDDLIEEQLTVEPRNEYIQSCDIVAFNKI, encoded by the exons ATGGCCATCACCTTCTCAGATCTCTACACCGATGCCGGCCTCAAAGCCCTCGATGAGTTCCTCGCCGGCAAATCTTACATCTCCGG AGACAAGCTGACTTTGGATGACATCAAGGTCTACGCCGCCGTGTTGGAGAAGCCCACCGGTTCTTTTGCCAATGTCAGCAAGTGGTACAACGCCGTTTCGTCCCAACTCGCTTCCACCTTCCCCGGCAAGGCTGCCGGAGTGAGAGTCAGCAGCGGCAAGGCTGAGGCTGCTGCTCCTGCTCCCGCTGCCGCCGCTGGAGGCGATGACGATGACGATTTGGACCTCTTTGGCGACGAGACTGAGGAGGACAAGAAGGCCGAGGCGGAGTTGGCGGCAGCCAAAAAGGCGTCTACCAAGAAGAAGGAGAGTGGAAAATCCTCTGTTCTTTTGGATGTCAAGCCTTGGGACGATGAGACTGACATGAAGAAGCTCGAGGAGGCTGTTCGGAGTGTCGAGATGGAGGGTCTCTTCTGGGGCGCATCGAAATTGGTTTCCGTTGGTTACGGGATCAAGAAGTTGCAGATCATGCTAACCATTGTCGATGACCTTGTTTCCGTCGATGACCTCATCGAAGAGCAGCTTACTGTTGAGCCCCGCAATGAGTACATCCAGAGCTGCGACATTGTTGCCTTCAACAAAATTTAA